The following are encoded together in the Neospora caninum Liverpool complete genome, chromosome IV genome:
- a CDS encoding moz/SAS family protein, related — MKRVSASSAPRLSAGAASAAGRVSSAPHESRSTLPLPHPPISKGGAVSMPGKGAIKGGGAGLCKGKKGGKTISTARMNDSYVVSFPNALPVKQVIWARDSLAGVWRLCSIVHARLRSARPGEASSSSSSSSSEARPGLEPSPDNYDYYVHFLGFDRRLDQWKAWEEIRENESDLPPNEPCVKEVPDSSDDEHAGMDEEYLREHEEATKVKSINKIRMGRYSVDTWYFSPYPKLFQNVHTLHICEFCLTFFRDNDIAMFEVDGNHCRVYCENLCFLSKLFLDHKTLRHPVSLFLFYVMTEIDEKGYHITGYFSKEKYSKNNVSCILTLPQHQRKGYGKFLINFSYALSRAERKAGTPERPLSDLGKASYIAFWTEAILALVERHKGRISVQDLSRLTCIEQADILACLEHHGVLKSKGDCFFLVLPQQKIKSLKEAAGRPSRTVKAEELHWIPYDRYLMPFEYSPQA; from the exons ATGAAacgtgtctctgcctcttcggcTCCGCGGCTGAGCGCTGGAGCTGCGTCCGCGGCGgggcgcgtctccagcgcccCACACGAGAGCCGCTCAACGCTGCCTCTGCCCCATCCGCCCATCTCAAAGGGTGGCGCCGTTTCTATGCCTGGCAAGGGCGCAATAaagggaggcggcgcgggcctctgcaaggggaaaaaaggcgggAAAACCATCAGCACTGCCAGGATGAACGACTCCTACGTTGTCTCG TTCCCGAACGCTCTGCCGGTGAAGCAAGTCATTTGGGCGCGGGATTCGTTGGCAGGCGTTTGGCGTCTCTGCTCAATTGTGCATGCAAG GCTGCGGTCCGCTCGCCCAGGAGAAGCCTCCTCTTCCAGCTCTTCGTCGAGTTCGGAGGCCCGACCAGGCTTGGAGCCTTCGCCAGATAACTACGACTATTACGTCCATTTCCTCGGATTCGATCGACG CTTAGATCAGTGGAAGGCTTGGGAAGAAATCCGCGAAAACGAATCCGATTTGCCACCGAATGAGCCCTGCGTCAAAGAAGTCCCCGATTCGAGCGACGACGAACATGCAG GGATGGACGAGGAGTACCTGCGGGAacacgaagaagcgacaaagGTCAAGAGCATCAACAAAATTCGCATGGGCCGGTACAGCGTCGACACCTGGTACTTCTCGCCGTATCCAAAGCTTTTTCAAAATGTTCACACTCTCCATATTTGCGAGTTTTGCCTCACCTTCTTCAG AGACAACGACATCGCCATGTTTGAAGTCGACGGCAACCACTGCCGGGTGTACTGCGAGAacctctgctttctctccaagCTCTTCCTTGACCATAAAACGCTGCG GCATCCTGTgagcctctttctcttttacGTGATGACGGAGATCGACGAGAAGGGATATCATATCACCGGCTACTTCTCCAAGGAAAAATACTCGAAAAACAATGTCTCCTGCATTCTCACGCTGCCTCAA CATCAACGCAAGGGCTACGGCAAATTTCTGATCAATTTTTCGTACGCCCTGTCGCGGGCGGAGCGAAAAGCGGGCACGCCTgagcggcctctctctgacTTGGGGAAGGCCTCTTACATCGCCTTTTGGACCGAAGCGATCCTGGCGCTTGTCGAGAGACACAAGGGTCGAATATCTGTCCAG GACCTCTCTCGGCTCACATGCATCGAGCAGGCAGATATCTTGGCATGTCTGGAGCACCACGGCGTGTTGAAGAGCAAAGGTGActgctttttcctcgtccttccaCAGCAAAAAATCAAATCTCTCAAGGAAGCAGCCGGACGCCCTTCGCGAACCGTGAAAGCCGAAGAGCTCCACTGGATTCCTTACGACCGCTACCTCATGCCATTCGAGTACAGCCCCCAAGCCTAG